A window from Marinagarivorans cellulosilyticus encodes these proteins:
- a CDS encoding alpha/beta hydrolase, with product MKTTINYLSGGSNIAADLYLPSDLTKPVPLIVMCHGFCGVKELLLPGFAEQFQQAGFAVITFDYRGFGASEGEAGRLQPALQIEDIKATIDFAVQMSIIDVDKIALWGTSFGGANAIVAAVEDARVKCLAVQVTFGNGERVITGDLNEAETTKLLGSLEKMQARKAQGGKEMWVPIAKVLSDEQSKAFYSRYAEEFPALKTKIPFLTTAETLAHKPENYLSDLNAPLHITVAEQDGVNPPAESYSLFDKAKEPKQLLSIAGATHYDIYEGEYLAQVSAAQIAWFKQYLQV from the coding sequence ATGAAAACAACCATTAATTACCTCTCTGGCGGCAGTAACATTGCTGCAGATTTATATTTGCCATCTGATTTAACAAAGCCCGTACCATTGATTGTGATGTGTCATGGTTTTTGTGGTGTAAAAGAACTATTGTTACCAGGCTTTGCTGAGCAATTTCAGCAGGCCGGTTTTGCGGTGATTACCTTTGATTATCGCGGTTTTGGTGCCAGTGAAGGCGAGGCGGGTCGTTTACAGCCTGCGTTGCAAATTGAAGATATCAAAGCAACCATCGACTTTGCTGTGCAAATGTCCATTATTGATGTTGATAAAATAGCCTTGTGGGGCACATCATTTGGAGGGGCAAATGCCATTGTTGCCGCCGTGGAGGATGCTCGTGTTAAATGCCTTGCAGTGCAAGTCACTTTTGGTAATGGCGAGCGCGTTATTACTGGGGATTTAAATGAAGCAGAAACCACAAAACTGCTAGGCTCGCTTGAAAAAATGCAAGCTCGCAAAGCGCAAGGCGGTAAAGAAATGTGGGTGCCTATTGCTAAAGTCTTAAGTGATGAGCAATCTAAAGCATTTTATAGTCGTTATGCCGAAGAATTCCCAGCGTTAAAAACGAAAATTCCGTTTTTAACAACGGCGGAAACTCTAGCGCACAAACCAGAAAATTACTTGAGTGATTTAAATGCACCTTTGCATATTACGGTTGCAGAACAAGACGGCGTAAACCCTCCAGCGGAGTCTTATTCGCTATTTGATAAAGCAAAAGAGCCAAAGCAGTTGCTGAGTATTGCCGGTGCTACGCATTATGATATTTATGAGGGCGAATATTTAGCGCAAGTGTCAGCTGCCCAGATTGCTTGGTTTAAGCAGTATTTGCAGGTGTAG
- a CDS encoding peroxiredoxin-like family protein, with translation MLNTVNIKTLMSAAQCLFLSVICVMGLAALAHAKEVEVPTSDDDVRPILIGQKIPKVKLKNPAGEVVKLNSLLKEKPTLLVFYRGGWCPYCNLHLAELRKVEAPLKDLGFQIIAVSPDKPEELQKTGEKNELGYTLLSDSDAEAIKALGLAYKVGATMRVAMKTFGVNLEKSSGQDHHLLPVPAALLVDTKGMVTFTFVSPNYKVRVDNDVIMAAAKAQLKAKK, from the coding sequence ATGTTGAATACGGTAAATATCAAAACATTGATGAGCGCTGCTCAGTGTTTATTCTTAAGTGTTATTTGCGTGATGGGGTTGGCTGCATTGGCGCATGCAAAAGAGGTTGAAGTCCCTACCAGTGATGACGATGTTCGTCCTATTCTTATTGGCCAAAAGATCCCTAAAGTTAAACTAAAAAACCCAGCTGGAGAGGTAGTAAAACTCAATTCTTTATTAAAAGAGAAACCTACTTTACTTGTTTTTTATCGCGGTGGTTGGTGCCCCTATTGTAACTTGCACTTGGCAGAGTTACGTAAGGTCGAAGCACCTTTGAAAGATTTGGGTTTCCAAATTATCGCGGTGAGCCCAGACAAACCCGAAGAGCTGCAAAAAACGGGCGAGAAAAACGAGCTAGGTTACACCTTGTTGTCAGATAGCGATGCCGAAGCAATTAAAGCGCTTGGCCTTGCGTATAAAGTTGGGGCGACTATGCGCGTGGCTATGAAAACTTTTGGCGTGAACCTAGAAAAAAGTTCTGGTCAGGATCATCACTTGTTACCAGTACCCGCGGCTTTATTAGTTGATACTAAGGGCATGGTGACATTCACTTTCGTTTCCCCTAACTACAAAGTTCGGGTAGATAATGATGTCATTATGGCTGCGGCGAAAGCACAGCTAAAAGCAAAGAAATAA
- a CDS encoding MOSC domain-containing protein codes for MTFILKGIARRATKRAPMEALTHTTISRATGVLGDFRGKPSKRQVTILSEDSWKTVEKEHGGPLDWLIRRANLLVAGITFSRESIGNTLTIGQAVLEITKECDPCYRMDEQVDGLQQRLKPAFTAGVCCKVIRDGSVQLGDHAILSQPHQPKLI; via the coding sequence ATGACATTCATTCTCAAGGGGATCGCTCGGCGGGCGACCAAACGCGCACCGATGGAGGCTCTAACCCACACCACTATCTCACGAGCTACTGGCGTGCTGGGCGATTTTCGAGGAAAACCCTCTAAGCGACAAGTAACGATACTGAGTGAAGATAGCTGGAAAACCGTTGAAAAAGAACACGGCGGCCCTTTGGATTGGCTTATTCGTAGAGCCAACTTGTTGGTAGCAGGTATAACCTTCAGCCGCGAAAGCATCGGCAATACGCTCACAATTGGCCAAGCCGTACTTGAAATAACAAAAGAATGCGACCCTTGCTACCGAATGGACGAGCAAGTTGATGGGTTACAACAGCGACTGAAACCGGCTTTTACTGCCGGCGTATGTTGCAAGGTTATTCGCGATGGCTCCGTTCAGCTTGGCGACCACGCTATACTTAGCCAACCTCACCAGCCGAAGCTTATCTAA